The following proteins are co-located in the Montipora capricornis isolate CH-2021 unplaced genomic scaffold, ASM3666992v2 scaffold_452, whole genome shotgun sequence genome:
- the LOC138036030 gene encoding uncharacterized protein, translating to MGRTHLEYAQVEAVVMDIERHLNNRPLTYMESKAGEEEVLTPNAITWGQEAYTIEDIELDGDEVTKLHARLNEKRQHVWQRWKKEYVHGLMESHRIKRGECDYPEIREIVLIIGDEKNRGEWKKGRVLRHIRGRDRVVRGVGLLHKGNQIQRPLQLICPLEMRCRHEGNKEESAETRVQGRTIERRRAAVDAGAKIRLIAADD from the coding sequence ATGGGGAGAACACACCTAGAGTACGCGCAAGTTGAAGCTGTAGTGATGGATATCGAAAGACACCTCAACAACCGTCCCCTGACGTATATGGAAAGCAAAGCAGGAGAGGAAGAAGTGCTGACGCCCAACGCAATCACGTGGGGACAAGAGGCGTATACCATAGAAGACATAGAGTTGGACGGAGATGAAGTCACCAAGTTACATGCGCGATTGAATGAGAAAAGGCAACATGTGTGGCAGAGGTGGAAGAAGGAGTATGTCCACGGCCTCATGGAAAGTCACCGAATCAAGAGAGGCGAGTGTGATTACCCAGAaatcagagagatcgtacttatcatCGGTGATGAGAAGAACAGAGGAGAATGGAAGAAAGGTCGTGTCCTTAGACACATCAGAGGCAGAGACAGAGTCGTAAGAGGAGTTGGTTTACTGCACAAGGGAAATCAAATTCAGCGGCCACTCCAGTTGATATGCCCCCTCGAAATGCGATGCCGACATGAAGGGAACAAGGAGGAGTCAGCAGAGACGAGAGTACAGGGCAGAACCATTGAGAGAAGAAGGGCAGCAGTAGACGCAGGAGCTAAAATCAGATTGATTGCTGCGGATGATTGA
- the LOC138036027 gene encoding uncharacterized protein, protein MVKNLLTALKRWPITSVNVWMDSMVALFWICNPGRAWKTFVSNRERKIAEITQETGIEWRYCPTGASLEKMQRGKWFEGPEWLLKGEEWPKQPELEKTKSVSDEHRPEREETLYSAKKEPDEWDALLAGSKLWRTFRVTAWALRFKHNSLTKKHKTKKRTGPLTTEELSYARDQWIRKEKAGIAPDIDSPSWKLVTEGNTGIFKCKGRIPGYQPTYVEGGVFADKLIRHIHEDIKHLGVASTMAAVREEWWIPQLRSKVKKIINNCYLCKVFSTRPYGPTETASLPPFRTECGRPFETTGIDFAGPLSYKISKKEQDKCHILKFTCATSRAVHLEMTKSQAAEEFQRKLNGFITRLTRPKRIVSDNAAVFKTTATWIRKIRKNRRGGEDYTKG, encoded by the exons ATGGTGAAAAACTTGCTGACAGCGCTGAAGCGGTGGCCTATTACTTCAGTGAACGTGTGGATGGACAGTATGGTTGCGCTGTTCTGGATCTGCAACCCTGGAAGAGCATGGAAAACATTCGTATCCAATCGAGAAAGGAAAATTGCTGAGATCACCCAAGAGACGGGAATCGAGTGGAGATATTGCCCAACTGGCGCCTCACTAGAGAAGATGCAGAGAGGAAAGTGGTTTGAGGGGCCGGAGTGGTTGCTAAAAGGGGAGGAGTGGCCAAAACAACCGGAATTAGAAAAAACTAAAAGCGTTAGCGATGAACACAGGCCAGAAAGGGAAGAAACGCTTTATTCAGCCAAGAAGGAGCCTGATGAGTGGGACGCACTGCTTGCTGGAAGCAAACTCTGGAGAACCTTCCGAGTGACTGCGTGGGCACTACGGTTCAAACATAACTCactcaccaagaaacacaaaacGAAAAAGAGAACGGGGCCGTTAACGACCGAGGAGTTGAGTTACGCAAGAGACCAATGGATAAGAAAGGAGAAGGCAGGAATTGCACCAGATATCGACAGCCCCAGCTGGAAGTTAGTAACAGAAGGAAACACTGGTATTTTCAAATGCAAGGGGAGGATTCCTGGTTACCAGCCGACGTACGTTGAGGGGGGAGTATTTGCAGACAAGCTCATACGTCATATCCACGAAGACATAAAGCACCTAGGAGTCGCGAGCACCATGGCCGCAGTGAGAGAGGAGTGGTGGATACCTCAACTGAGATCAAAGGTGAAGAAGATAATCAATAACTGCTACTTGTGCAAGGTGTTTAGCACACGACCATATGGGCCAACAGAAACAGCCTCACTACCACCATTCCGGACAGAATGTGGAAGACCATTTGAGACCACAGGGATCGACTTCGCAGGACCCCTCAGTTACAAGATTTCCAAGAAAGAGCAGGACAAGTGTCACATCTTGAAATTCACATGTGCAACATCACGAGCAGTGCACTTAGAGATGACTAAGTCACAAGCAGCagaggaattccaaagaaagcTCAACGGTTTCATCACACGCCTTACCAGACCAAAACGCATCGTGTCGGACAACGCAGCCGTCTTCAAAACCACAGCCACCTGGATCAGGAAGATACGCAAGA ATCGCCGTGGTGGGGAGGATTATACGAAAGGCTAA
- the LOC138036028 gene encoding uncharacterized protein, with product MSKRSDGRYEVGVPWIPATKLSNTNEEPSRRRLHNVERKLRRNEKLKIEYDKIIHEQIEQDIIEKVPEQPTGERVFYMPHKPVVRKSATTTKVRMVFDANAKPHPLANSVNECMHTGPPLHPLPWNIMIRARMSTDILLADLQKAFLQITIKDEDRDAFRFLFNINGKEEHLRFARVPFGAEASPFMLGATLQYHFNKQPPELQDTVQALKENTYVDNLMRTGNGVEELKEFKQEATEILEGGRFTVHQWESNIPELDDEDNPSKLLGLAWDKREDALEIQAQIQGERTPTKRSILSQLSSIYDPLGRISPTMVEGKRIYRESCDEEIGWNTEVNCVNARDWFKWSSQLRTSKCPGV from the coding sequence ATGTCGAAGAGAAGTGATGGCAGATACGAGGTGGGCGTGCCGTGGATTCCAGCCACCAAGCTCTCAAATACAAATGAGGAGCCCAGCAGGAGACGCCTTCACAATGTCGAGCGAAAACTGAGGAGAAACGAGAAGCTGAAAATTGAGTATGACAAAATAATACACGAGCAGATCGAACAGGACATTATCGAGAAAGTACCAGAGCAGCCAACCGGTGAACGTGTATTTTACATGCCCCACAAGCCAGTGGTGAGAAAGAGCGCTACTACAACGAAGGTGAGAATGGTGTTCGACGCTAACGCGAAGCCCCATCCACTTGCCAACAGTGTGAATGAGTGCATGCACACCGGCCCACCCCTACATCCGCTGCCGTGGAACATCATGATTAGAGCGCGAATGTCAACCGACATACTGCTGGCGGATCTTCAAAAGGCATTCCTACAAATTACAATCAAAGATGAGGACAGAGATGCGTTTCGCTTCTTGTTCAACATAAACGGCAAAGAGGAACATTTGCGTTTCGCAAGAGTGCCCTTCGGAGCAGAAGCTAGTCCCTTTATGCTGGGGGCTACCCTCCAGTATCATTTCAATAAGCAACCACCAGAGTTACAAGATACTGTCCAAGCgctaaaagaaaacacttaTGTGGACAATCTCATGAGAACCGGTAATGGCGTGGAGGAACTAAAGGAGTTCAAACAGGAAGCAACTGAGATTCTTGAAGGTGGCAGGTTCACAGTACACCAGTGGGAGTCCAACATCCCAGAATTAGACGATGAGGACAACCCAAGCAAGTTGCTTGGACTCGCGTGGGACAAGAGGGAGGATGCGCTAGAGATCCAAGCACAGATACAGGGTGAGCGAACACCAACGAAACGATCCATACTCAGTCAACTCTCAAGTATATATGATCCACTCGGCAGAATTTCACCGACCATGGTGGAGGGAAAGAGAATTTACAGAGAGTCATGCGATGAAGAGATTGGCTGGAACACTGAAGTGAACTGTGTCAATGCACGAGATTGGTTCAAGTGGAGTAGTCAGCTGAGAACATCAAAGTGCCCAGGAGTGTAG